The proteins below come from a single Pseudomonadota bacterium genomic window:
- a CDS encoding tetratricopeptide repeat protein produces the protein MREKEKLEEFTDREKDIIACLVSGKSYETVASILSISKRTVEKHVENIKKTMGFDSRDRIIDFIEREGNLSFYQDRYNKLLEKYLFYDHLKQIKQLVPKNFSVIWKVAFQERSEIPSFFQSVLTDLEKAGIRIIETSKKEESSASVQGILCLTETKLYKTDTYTVPHPPTVFIVCEKGKISFQDALVINFYGASYGTPYYEKIFCILKILLKLEQVRSIIERFHKAVTSSEEIFKDRPQLINASLSNNLKLLQKYKKTLFWIGTLCLIIICFLLILRENVNFFPSFQKQTSQSFPNPGFVMLPESELLKRSSTLKEMGDILKGSHIPVVALVGPQGAGKTTIAETYAIQQKGTLVRELNAESIESLMASFECFAEILPKTIEQRITLSDIKSSPHQDYRKEKLLDLIQTILKSYKTWILIYDNVSDFEIIKPYFPLTPSQWGQGYVIITTRNRNTIKSGHINHIIEMGELTEENSLILFSKIRFKKNPSDLPSLDREKIKAFLNHLPPFPYDIAQAATYINVRGVTYEDYLESLQDFHKHFDDPHYNFFHERDEFSKTRYGMIALNFKELIKKNQDYKNLLLIMCLINSQDIPRELLKKYADKVTVINFLSDLKELGLIREPKPKDGENIVFSTHTHTQTYGLAFLMHDQKKTTAWPFDNIVKAFKEYMDSIIKTKDLSQINILVPHMEAFIMSLESLLQGTSILKNPNFSVIKDKLGGLYYRFNLKPFKETQKLLEGQLLEANGSQNQNRLLEIKSMLAAIYLNLGSIKELKSIAEDISLHHHAYLLEGETLEIAFFLSYLGYVYSYLGENSKAREYLEKSVALYNKYPEEKSSASDKAKSLSFLGDLERKEGHYKKALERLNQSLPSYNDSLKNNQGSIESWWFLADIGITYKEMGDFKKAISSLEESYEISKKCLPSEHEDSALPLVHLGEAYIEKACTEKFEESAKEDYIKAEENLTKSIKIMHLHFKKDDVRFVFSQIQLGNLKRLQKDYEESQKILKNSYRIFTKNFGENSIRVWKVTYFLGCLYMDQKEWDLSEKFLKKSLSILEAHKDAQYYRVLESLGDLYYEQSQEKSSSETVERYQKEALTFYQNALKKALSILDIQCVYVKRIQSKIDHMQHLISQQKPNNKKERD, from the coding sequence ATGAGAGAAAAAGAAAAGCTTGAAGAATTTACGGATAGAGAGAAAGATATCATTGCTTGTCTTGTTAGCGGGAAAAGTTATGAAACGGTGGCAAGTATTTTATCTATATCCAAAAGAACAGTTGAAAAGCATGTGGAAAATATAAAAAAAACTATGGGGTTTGATTCTCGAGACAGAATTATTGATTTTATAGAAAGAGAAGGAAATCTCTCTTTTTATCAAGACCGTTATAATAAATTACTCGAAAAATACTTATTCTATGACCACTTAAAACAAATTAAACAGCTCGTTCCTAAAAATTTCTCCGTTATATGGAAAGTTGCTTTTCAAGAAAGATCAGAAATCCCATCTTTTTTTCAGTCAGTCCTCACCGATTTGGAAAAGGCAGGCATTCGTATTATCGAAACTTCTAAGAAAGAAGAATCTTCTGCCTCTGTTCAAGGAATCTTATGTCTCACAGAAACTAAACTTTATAAAACAGACACCTATACTGTTCCCCATCCTCCCACTGTTTTTATTGTTTGTGAAAAAGGAAAAATCTCTTTTCAAGATGCTCTCGTCATTAATTTTTATGGAGCCTCCTATGGAACTCCTTATTATGAAAAAATTTTTTGTATTTTAAAAATTCTATTGAAGTTAGAGCAAGTAAGATCGATTATAGAAAGGTTTCATAAGGCAGTAACTTCTTCTGAAGAGATCTTTAAAGATAGACCACAATTAATTAATGCATCCCTTTCAAACAATCTTAAACTTCTTCAAAAATATAAAAAGACTCTTTTTTGGATAGGGACTCTTTGTTTGATAATTATTTGCTTCCTTTTAATTCTTAGAGAAAATGTAAATTTTTTTCCTTCTTTTCAAAAACAAACCTCACAGTCTTTTCCTAACCCAGGATTTGTCATGCTTCCAGAATCGGAGCTCTTGAAACGCTCTTCGACTCTCAAAGAAATGGGAGATATTTTAAAAGGATCTCATATTCCTGTTGTTGCTCTCGTAGGTCCGCAAGGAGCTGGAAAAACAACCATAGCAGAGACTTACGCCATTCAACAAAAAGGAACGCTCGTAAGAGAACTCAATGCAGAAAGCATCGAGAGTTTAATGGCATCTTTTGAATGCTTTGCTGAAATTCTTCCCAAAACAATCGAACAACGTATAACCCTATCAGATATTAAGAGCAGTCCCCATCAAGACTATCGGAAAGAGAAGCTTTTGGACCTCATTCAGACTATTCTTAAGTCCTATAAAACCTGGATACTTATTTATGACAATGTTTCTGATTTTGAAATTATTAAGCCTTATTTTCCTCTTACCCCATCTCAATGGGGCCAAGGATATGTGATTATCACAACTCGAAATAGAAATACTATAAAAAGTGGCCATATAAACCATATTATTGAGATGGGAGAATTGACGGAAGAGAACTCTTTAATCCTTTTTAGCAAAATTCGCTTTAAAAAAAATCCTTCTGACTTACCCTCACTAGATCGAGAAAAAATAAAGGCGTTTCTAAATCACCTCCCTCCCTTTCCTTATGATATCGCACAAGCAGCAACATATATTAATGTTCGTGGTGTGACCTATGAGGATTATTTGGAATCTCTACAAGATTTTCATAAACATTTTGATGATCCTCACTACAATTTTTTTCACGAAAGGGATGAATTTTCTAAGACAAGATATGGGATGATTGCCTTAAATTTTAAAGAATTGATTAAGAAAAACCAAGACTATAAAAACTTGCTCCTTATTATGTGTCTTATCAATTCTCAAGATATTCCTAGGGAGCTTCTTAAAAAATATGCAGATAAAGTAACCGTTATTAACTTTTTGAGCGATCTGAAGGAACTCGGTCTAATCAGAGAACCGAAGCCGAAGGATGGGGAGAATATTGTTTTCTCAACACATACGCATACACAAACGTATGGGCTTGCTTTTTTAATGCATGACCAGAAAAAAACAACAGCGTGGCCTTTTGATAATATAGTCAAAGCTTTCAAAGAGTACATGGACAGTATTATTAAAACAAAAGATTTATCTCAAATAAATATTTTGGTTCCTCACATGGAAGCTTTTATAATGAGCCTAGAGTCTCTCCTACAAGGCACTTCTATTTTGAAAAACCCTAATTTTTCCGTCATTAAGGATAAGCTCGGAGGTTTGTACTATCGCTTTAACTTAAAGCCTTTTAAAGAGACTCAAAAACTATTGGAAGGCCAACTTTTAGAAGCAAATGGGTCTCAAAATCAAAACCGTTTACTGGAAATAAAAAGTATGTTAGCTGCAATTTATCTTAATTTGGGGTCTATTAAGGAGCTCAAATCTATTGCAGAAGATATATCTCTCCATCATCATGCTTATCTTCTTGAAGGAGAAACATTAGAAATAGCCTTCTTTTTATCATACTTAGGATATGTCTATTCCTATTTAGGAGAAAATTCTAAAGCAAGAGAATATTTAGAAAAATCTGTTGCTCTCTATAATAAGTATCCTGAAGAAAAATCCAGTGCGAGTGATAAAGCAAAATCTCTTTCTTTTTTGGGAGATTTAGAGAGAAAAGAAGGTCACTATAAAAAAGCCCTTGAAAGGCTAAATCAAAGCCTTCCTTCCTACAACGATTCATTGAAAAACAACCAAGGCTCAATAGAATCGTGGTGGTTTTTGGCTGATATTGGGATCACATATAAAGAAATGGGGGATTTTAAAAAGGCTATCAGCTCCTTGGAAGAAAGCTACGAAATATCCAAAAAATGCCTTCCCTCTGAACACGAAGATTCTGCTCTTCCGCTTGTACACTTAGGAGAAGCCTATATAGAAAAGGCTTGCACAGAAAAGTTCGAAGAATCTGCCAAAGAAGACTATATCAAAGCAGAAGAGAATTTAACAAAATCCATTAAAATTATGCATCTTCATTTTAAAAAAGATGACGTAAGATTCGTTTTTTCTCAGATACAGCTTGGAAATTTAAAGCGTCTTCAAAAAGATTACGAAGAATCTCAAAAAATTTTAAAGAACAGCTATCGCATTTTTACGAAAAATTTTGGAGAGAATTCCATACGTGTCTGGAAAGTTACCTACTTCTTAGGGTGTCTTTATATGGATCAAAAAGAGTGGGATCTTTCTGAGAAATTTCTTAAAAAATCTTTATCTATTTTAGAGGCTCATAAAGATGCACAGTATTATAGGGTTCTTGAAAGTTTAGGGGACTTGTATTATGAGCAATCCCAAGAAAAAAGCTCTTCAGAAACCGTAGAAAGATATCAAAAGGAAGCCTTAACCTTCTATCAAAATGCGTTAAAGAAAGCTCTTTCCATTCTAGACATACAGTGTGTTTACGTAAAAAGAATTCAGTCGAAAATTGACCATATGCAACACCTTATCTCCCAGCAGAAACCCAATAATAAAAAAGAGAGGGATTAA